A section of the Candidatus Thioglobus autotrophicus genome encodes:
- a CDS encoding arsenate reductase, protein MITMYGIKNCDTIKKARRFLEDHQVEFEFIDFRQQPIEPTLLQSFVDQIGWDKLINKRSTTYRSLSDVQKANITLELTLKNPTLIKRPVLVTDGNIRVGFSEKGYSDLV, encoded by the coding sequence ATGATAACCATGTACGGCATTAAAAATTGTGACACCATTAAAAAAGCCAGGCGTTTTTTAGAGGATCATCAAGTTGAATTTGAGTTTATAGATTTTCGCCAGCAACCAATCGAGCCAACACTGTTACAAAGTTTTGTTGATCAAATTGGCTGGGATAAGCTAATCAATAAACGCTCTACAACTTATAGAAGTTTGAGCGATGTACAAAAGGCTAATATCACTTTAGAGCTGACGTTAAAAAACCCAACCCTTATCAAGCGACCTGTTTTAGTAACAGATGGCAATATAAGAGTTGGGTTTAGTGAAAAAGGCTATTCAGATTTAGTTTAG
- a CDS encoding helix-turn-helix transcriptional regulator, whose translation MIKYNLKKLFTRKYLVLLPLAYFLLINALAFVQDINEGYHDNLHLFNEGLILLLTIVATTIVWKEIKAGYRNEKSLKKSIQRLDLDNLNYSKQVKILKHELFQVVSAQLEDWLLSKSEQEVAILLLKGLSLDEISQIRKTKEKTTRQQASAIYKKSNLKGRHELSAFFFEDLL comes from the coding sequence ATGATCAAATACAACTTGAAAAAACTATTCACAAGAAAATATTTGGTTTTATTACCTTTGGCCTATTTTTTATTAATCAATGCTTTAGCCTTTGTGCAAGATATTAATGAAGGATATCATGACAACCTGCACTTATTTAATGAGGGCTTAATCTTACTTTTAACCATTGTGGCAACTACTATAGTATGGAAAGAGATTAAAGCGGGCTATCGCAATGAAAAATCATTAAAAAAATCCATACAACGCCTAGATTTGGATAATCTTAACTATTCTAAACAAGTAAAAATATTGAAGCATGAATTGTTTCAAGTGGTTAGCGCTCAGCTTGAAGACTGGTTATTAAGCAAATCAGAACAAGAGGTGGCAATATTGCTACTAAAAGGCTTGTCGCTGGATGAAATTAGTCAAATCAGAAAGACTAAAGAAAAAACAACCCGTCAACAAGCCTCTGCAATTTATAAAAAATCTAACCTCAAAGGTCGGCACGAACTTTCCGCTTTTTTCTTTGAAGATTTGCTTTAA
- the dtd gene encoding D-aminoacyl-tRNA deacylase, with product MKALIQRVSKAEVEVDGQITGAINQGLLVFIGIEKNDEQAQVNKMIKKILAYRVFYDADEKMNLSVKDVEGELLLVSQFTLAADTNSGTRPGFSTAKVPAEAKELYEYFLSSISQQYAQIQSGVFGADMQVSLTNDGPVTFLLSC from the coding sequence ATGAAAGCTCTAATTCAACGCGTTTCTAAAGCCGAAGTAGAGGTCGATGGGCAGATAACAGGTGCGATTAATCAAGGTCTTTTGGTGTTTATTGGCATTGAGAAAAATGATGAGCAGGCACAGGTTAATAAAATGATTAAAAAAATATTGGCCTACCGAGTGTTTTATGATGCAGATGAAAAAATGAATTTATCAGTTAAGGATGTTGAAGGCGAGCTTTTGTTGGTCTCTCAATTTACCTTAGCAGCAGACACTAACTCAGGCACAAGACCTGGATTTTCAACAGCTAAAGTCCCCGCAGAAGCTAAAGAGCTTTATGAATACTTTTTATCGAGTATTTCTCAGCAGTATGCGCAGATTCAAAGTGGGGTGTTTGGTGCAGATATGCAAGTGTCTTTAACCAATGATGGGCCAGTTACTTTTTTATTGTCATGCTAG
- a CDS encoding PGPGW domain-containing protein, which yields MLADLFEYFNQYEELLILVSLISAVVFVLTLLLTPYLLGLIASDYFTMENPHKLEIKHIGHVIAVIIKSVIGLALLLAGIIMLVTPGQGVISILLGLFLMEFPGKRKLELKIINHDPTFKTLNWLREKASKPPFKR from the coding sequence ATGCTAGCAGATTTGTTTGAATATTTTAATCAATACGAAGAGTTATTGATATTAGTCAGCTTGATTTCTGCAGTTGTGTTTGTTTTAACTTTGTTATTAACACCATATTTACTCGGACTTATTGCTAGTGATTATTTCACTATGGAAAATCCCCATAAGTTAGAAATTAAGCATATTGGTCATGTTATTGCGGTAATTATTAAAAGTGTTATTGGCCTAGCATTATTGCTTGCTGGAATCATTATGCTTGTTACCCCAGGACAGGGCGTTATATCAATTTTATTGGGATTGTTTCTAATGGAGTTTCCCGGTAAGCGCAAACTTGAGCTTAAGATTATTAACCACGATCCAACATTTAAAACCCTAAACTGGCTGAGAGAAAAAGCCAGCAAACCACCATTTAAACGATGA
- a CDS encoding ABC transporter ATP-binding protein, with protein MLAIHNLSVVYQNNIVLEGFDLSLEQGEIFALLGDSGSGKSSTLRFIAGLDEAANGDVLLDSVQLSRDGIHLVTPENREVGMVFQDYALFPHMTVFKNISFGIHNLASDTQQQRVAELLSMIGLEGIESKYPHQLSGGEQQRVSLARALAPSPKILLMDEPFSSLDKNHRDQLVSQVRHILKKTNTTSILVTHDINEANALADKVGKIQNKRLTIK; from the coding sequence ATGTTGGCTATTCATAACTTATCGGTTGTCTATCAAAACAATATTGTTTTAGAAGGCTTTGATCTGAGCCTTGAGCAGGGTGAAATTTTTGCCTTACTGGGGGATAGTGGTAGTGGCAAGAGCTCTACACTTAGATTTATAGCAGGACTTGATGAGGCAGCTAATGGAGATGTATTATTAGACAGTGTTCAATTATCCCGGGACGGCATTCATTTGGTGACACCAGAAAACCGGGAAGTTGGTATGGTGTTTCAAGATTATGCGTTATTTCCACATATGACAGTTTTTAAGAATATTAGCTTTGGCATTCATAATCTTGCTAGCGATACACAACAGCAAAGGGTGGCAGAATTGTTGTCGATGATTGGTTTAGAGGGTATTGAAAGTAAGTATCCGCATCAGTTATCAGGAGGTGAGCAGCAGCGAGTTTCTCTGGCTCGAGCCCTGGCACCTTCGCCCAAAATCTTGTTAATGGATGAGCCTTTTTCTAGTTTGGATAAAAATCATCGTGATCAATTAGTATCGCAAGTTCGACACATCCTTAAAAAAACTAACACCACTTCAATTTTGGTGACACATGATATTAATGAGGCTAATGCCCTTGCTGATAAAGTGGGAAAAATTCAGAATAAGCGCTTGACTATTAAATGA
- a CDS encoding FeoA family protein yields MKLLCTLDTDQQGLVSQINATHEKKIKLLGLGINTNSSIVVLRNRGGDMVLALGNARVSVGRTLAKLIEVREL; encoded by the coding sequence ATGAAATTACTCTGCACACTCGATACTGACCAACAAGGGTTAGTTAGTCAAATTAATGCGACGCATGAAAAGAAAATCAAGTTATTAGGTTTGGGTATTAATACCAACTCTAGTATTGTTGTACTTAGGAATCGAGGGGGAGATATGGTGCTGGCACTGGGTAATGCTAGAGTTAGTGTAGGCAGAACTTTGGCCAAGCTTATTGAGGTGCGTGAGTTATGA
- a CDS encoding DUF1924 domain-containing protein, which yields MNKKYLTVLILFACTSHAQAVDFNQLYQSWSGTSLVSPSASKGQELWEYELIPGKSCASCHGSDLAQSGSHTKTNKLIKPLSPNTNSKRLTKVSKINKWLKRNCKFTYKRECTPEEKVNFIEFIRTN from the coding sequence ATGAATAAAAAATATCTAACTGTGTTGATATTATTTGCTTGCACAAGTCACGCACAAGCTGTTGATTTTAACCAATTGTATCAGTCATGGTCGGGCACAAGTTTGGTGTCTCCCAGCGCCTCTAAAGGTCAAGAGTTATGGGAGTATGAATTAATTCCTGGAAAAAGTTGCGCTAGTTGTCATGGTAGTGATCTTGCTCAATCAGGCTCACATACTAAGACCAATAAATTGATCAAGCCTTTATCGCCCAATACAAACTCGAAGCGATTAACCAAAGTTAGTAAGATAAATAAATGGTTGAAACGCAATTGTAAGTTTACTTATAAGCGCGAATGCACCCCGGAAGAGAAAGTTAATTTTATTGAATTTATAAGAACAAACTAA
- a CDS encoding cation diffusion facilitator family transporter, with protein MNLENRAKASQKVTIIGAIIDFLLAIFKVIVGTLGNSGALIADGIHSFSDLLSDGVVLYAAKHSAEEADDGHPYGHERFETVATLGLAIILVIIGIGIIYDAFERLFSPSELSYNVLLLSVAALSIFSKEALYWYTLKVAKTYKSDMLKANAWHHRSDALSSIVVFIGILGSLNGYLYLDGAAAIVVGFMIIYIAWELGLGATKELVDSSIDADQVENLRNAIGRISGVNSVHSLRTRKIGHAISCDVHVQVDPFLSVSEGHIISVSVERVAKECLEDLNDVTVHIDPEDDETVAPYATLPERAEALGMLTKALFSNKCDGEIERIQLHYLDSRIHVDFYLPLSCLESDQSSDEILSKLHETVDALEGFGKVKVYFSKS; from the coding sequence ATGAATTTAGAAAATCGCGCAAAAGCCAGTCAAAAAGTAACCATTATTGGTGCTATCATTGATTTCTTGCTAGCAATCTTTAAAGTTATTGTTGGCACCTTGGGCAATTCAGGCGCTTTAATCGCCGATGGCATTCACTCATTTTCTGACTTATTATCAGATGGTGTTGTACTCTACGCTGCCAAGCATTCAGCCGAAGAGGCAGATGATGGACATCCTTACGGTCATGAGCGGTTTGAAACTGTTGCTACACTTGGTCTTGCCATCATCTTAGTCATCATTGGCATAGGGATTATCTATGACGCGTTTGAGCGTTTATTTAGCCCTAGTGAGCTATCGTACAACGTGCTGCTGCTTAGTGTTGCCGCGCTATCAATTTTTTCCAAAGAAGCGTTATATTGGTATACGCTAAAAGTGGCCAAAACTTACAAATCAGACATGTTGAAAGCCAATGCCTGGCATCATCGCTCTGACGCTCTCTCTTCTATCGTTGTATTTATTGGCATTTTGGGTAGCCTTAATGGCTATTTGTACTTAGATGGTGCGGCGGCAATCGTAGTAGGATTCATGATTATCTATATTGCTTGGGAGCTAGGACTGGGTGCTACCAAAGAGCTGGTCGACTCTTCGATTGATGCAGATCAGGTAGAAAATCTTAGAAACGCCATTGGTAGAATTAGCGGGGTTAATAGCGTCCATTCATTACGCACTCGTAAAATCGGGCATGCAATCTCTTGCGATGTGCATGTACAAGTTGATCCTTTTTTAAGTGTGAGCGAAGGTCATATTATTAGTGTGAGCGTCGAGCGTGTCGCTAAAGAGTGCCTAGAGGATCTTAATGATGTAACTGTTCACATCGATCCTGAAGATGATGAGACCGTTGCCCCTTACGCAACCCTTCCAGAGCGAGCTGAAGCGCTAGGAATGTTAACAAAAGCCTTATTTAGCAATAAATGTGATGGGGAGATTGAGCGCATTCAATTGCATTATCTAGATAGTAGAATTCATGTTGATTTTTACCTGCCACTAAGCTGCCTGGAATCTGACCAAAGTAGTGATGAAATCTTATCTAAATTACATGAAACAGTGGATGCTTTAGAAGGATTTGGAAAGGTTAAGGTTTACTTTAGTAAAAGCTAA
- the ruvC gene encoding crossover junction endodeoxyribonuclease RuvC yields the protein MKILGVDPGSRITGFGLIEAQKLKFSYIASGCIRTKGELTDRITTIFLEIDQVVKKYQPDIVVIERAFMRPDRPNPDAAIKLGHARGAIISAAGMNGITMVEYSPNQIKKAVVGKGHASKDQVSYMVCESLKLNKAPQEDAADALAGAICHAYHSL from the coding sequence ATGAAAATTTTAGGAGTTGACCCTGGCTCAAGAATCACAGGCTTTGGCCTGATTGAAGCTCAAAAGCTTAAATTTAGCTATATTGCTAGCGGCTGCATTCGTACTAAGGGTGAGTTGACAGATCGAATTACCACGATTTTTTTAGAAATTGATCAGGTGGTTAAAAAATATCAGCCCGATATCGTAGTGATTGAGCGTGCTTTTATGCGCCCTGATCGACCTAATCCTGATGCAGCTATTAAGCTGGGCCATGCACGGGGCGCTATTATCTCGGCTGCAGGTATGAATGGCATTACGATGGTTGAATATAGCCCCAATCAAATTAAAAAGGCAGTTGTGGGCAAAGGGCACGCGAGTAAGGATCAAGTGTCTTATATGGTGTGTGAGTCCTTAAAGCTTAACAAAGCACCTCAAGAGGATGCGGCAGATGCGTTAGCAGGTGCTATATGTCATGCCTATCACAGTCTTTAG
- a CDS encoding cytochrome b/b6 domain-containing protein, producing the protein MKSVQSMPLIQEASINIMVRVFHWSVVILFSVLFITGDQGDGADAMHIITGYLLISVIVARILWGFIGDENALWKNYLNHPKLIFTYLSKLLSSVKVKFQMHNPAGSSMILAMILTLLITTFSGLLLEAVFEFSGALLWLSTVISDDQSFLIKELHGIAAHLMLFAITLHFLGVLYSSYRYRVNMPLMMITGRLHFIENKGKI; encoded by the coding sequence ATGAAGTCTGTCCAGTCAATGCCATTAATCCAAGAAGCGTCCATTAATATTATGGTCAGGGTCTTCCATTGGAGTGTTGTCATTTTATTTAGTGTTTTGTTTATCACTGGAGATCAGGGCGATGGCGCTGATGCCATGCACATCATTACTGGATATTTGTTAATCAGTGTTATTGTTGCAAGAATATTATGGGGATTTATCGGTGATGAAAATGCACTTTGGAAAAATTACCTAAATCACCCAAAGCTGATATTTACTTACTTATCTAAATTACTTTCATCCGTCAAAGTTAAATTTCAAATGCATAACCCTGCTGGTAGCAGCATGATACTGGCCATGATATTGACGTTATTAATAACAACGTTTAGTGGCTTGTTATTGGAGGCGGTGTTTGAATTTAGCGGTGCACTATTATGGCTATCTACTGTTATTAGTGATGATCAGTCTTTTCTAATTAAAGAGCTGCATGGTATTGCCGCACACCTTATGTTATTTGCTATTACGTTGCATTTTCTAGGGGTTTTATACTCAAGTTACCGATACCGAGTCAACATGCCACTGATGATGATTACTGGACGTCTTCATTTTATAGAAAATAAGGGAAAAATATGA
- the feoB gene encoding ferrous iron transport protein B has product MSFEKIALIGNPNAGKTTLFNLLTGAKQRTGNWPGVTVERKEGEFYIENQQFSVTDLPGVYSIDDKNSSIDEQIARDFVLNNPDHLYFNIVDASTLERGLYLTTQLRELGVNVVVLLNMMDVVAKRDMQIDVAALKGAFACEVIPVSLKGAADLTQLLESITHYQPLQAFNIEYPIKKITDLQGDHKAIELLEAETRFNRANSIAQAVTTHAKSFKKTLSDTIDHWILGAWTGVPIFLTVIYLLFLFSINFGGALIDFFDIFAGVVFVEGTRYVLDSIGTPEFMQVILADGVGGGIQVVATFIPIIASLYLFLTLLEEVGYMARAAFVMDKFMRRIGLSGKAFIPLIVGFGCNVPGIMAARTLDTHRERVTTVMMSPFMSCGARLAVYALFAAAFFPVGGQNIVFSLYLIGVMFAILTGLILKRAFKGGADTSDFLMELPGYQLPSFRNLGINTWNKLKGFVLGAGKVIVIVVTLINVVNSVGMDGSFGNQNSKNSALSALAQTITPVFEPMGIDQDNWPATVGIVTGILAKEVVVGTLDSLYSNLDVTVDANEIAAEYDLVNGVSEALATIPVNIAEAVSNISDPLGLSVLDDTHSQDLAAESQAVSADTFGVMVSRFDGKIGAFAYLLFILLYFPCVAAFGAMTREVGKKWAIVGALWATGLAYFSATVFYQIGTFSQHPMHSLLWIGVSIVILIISVMMLMTTGSNASNRAIPVVTETECHHCK; this is encoded by the coding sequence ATGAGTTTTGAAAAAATCGCCTTAATTGGCAATCCTAACGCCGGCAAAACAACATTATTTAATTTATTAACAGGTGCTAAGCAGCGTACGGGTAATTGGCCGGGTGTGACAGTTGAACGCAAAGAGGGTGAATTTTATATTGAGAATCAGCAATTTTCAGTCACTGATTTGCCAGGGGTGTACTCGATTGACGATAAAAACTCATCCATAGATGAGCAAATTGCTCGGGACTTTGTGCTTAATAATCCTGATCATTTATATTTTAATATTGTCGACGCATCCACACTAGAGAGAGGGCTATATTTAACAACTCAGCTTAGAGAGCTTGGGGTGAATGTCGTGGTCTTGCTTAATATGATGGACGTTGTTGCTAAGCGTGATATGCAAATCGATGTCGCAGCTTTAAAGGGCGCCTTTGCTTGTGAAGTGATTCCTGTGTCATTAAAAGGAGCAGCCGATTTAACACAATTACTCGAATCTATTACGCACTATCAGCCTCTACAGGCGTTTAACATCGAATACCCAATAAAAAAAATCACCGATTTACAGGGTGATCATAAAGCGATAGAATTATTAGAGGCTGAAACGAGATTTAACAGAGCAAATAGTATTGCTCAGGCGGTCACTACCCATGCAAAAAGTTTTAAAAAAACATTATCTGATACCATAGATCATTGGATATTGGGCGCTTGGACGGGCGTGCCAATTTTCTTGACAGTTATTTATCTTTTATTTTTGTTTAGTATTAATTTTGGTGGCGCACTGATTGATTTTTTTGATATTTTTGCCGGAGTTGTTTTTGTAGAAGGCACACGCTACGTGCTCGATTCCATTGGTACACCTGAATTCATGCAAGTAATTTTAGCGGATGGCGTGGGTGGCGGCATTCAAGTTGTGGCAACGTTTATTCCTATTATTGCCTCCTTGTATCTGTTCTTAACTTTGTTAGAAGAAGTGGGTTATATGGCGCGCGCTGCTTTTGTGATGGATAAATTTATGCGCCGTATTGGCCTATCAGGTAAGGCGTTTATTCCTTTGATTGTGGGTTTTGGCTGTAATGTGCCCGGCATTATGGCGGCCAGAACACTTGATACTCACAGAGAAAGGGTTACTACAGTGATGATGTCACCTTTTATGTCATGTGGCGCAAGACTCGCTGTGTATGCATTGTTTGCGGCGGCTTTTTTCCCGGTGGGTGGGCAAAATATTGTGTTTTCCTTATATTTAATTGGTGTGATGTTTGCCATATTAACCGGCTTAATTTTAAAGCGCGCATTTAAAGGAGGCGCTGATACTAGTGATTTCTTAATGGAGTTACCGGGCTATCAATTACCTTCATTCAGAAATCTTGGTATTAACACTTGGAATAAATTAAAGGGCTTTGTACTAGGCGCAGGTAAGGTGATTGTGATAGTGGTCACTCTTATTAATGTCGTGAACAGTGTGGGCATGGATGGCTCATTTGGTAATCAAAACTCTAAGAATTCAGCACTTAGTGCGTTGGCACAAACCATTACACCTGTCTTTGAGCCGATGGGTATTGATCAAGACAACTGGCCGGCAACGGTTGGTATTGTCACAGGTATTTTGGCTAAAGAAGTGGTGGTTGGAACGCTTGACTCCTTGTATTCAAATTTAGATGTAACAGTGGATGCCAATGAGATAGCGGCTGAGTATGATTTGGTGAATGGTGTGAGTGAAGCTTTAGCAACCATTCCTGTTAATATAGCAGAGGCCGTGTCAAATATTTCAGACCCATTAGGCTTGAGTGTTTTGGATGATACACATTCTCAAGATTTAGCGGCAGAGTCGCAAGCCGTTTCTGCAGATACTTTTGGGGTGATGGTTTCTCGTTTTGATGGAAAAATAGGTGCTTTTGCTTATTTATTGTTTATTCTTTTATACTTTCCATGTGTCGCCGCCTTTGGTGCTATGACGCGTGAAGTGGGTAAAAAATGGGCGATTGTAGGTGCCCTATGGGCAACAGGCTTAGCCTATTTTTCAGCAACTGTTTTTTATCAAATCGGCACATTCTCACAACATCCAATGCACTCACTACTATGGATTGGCGTGTCTATCGTCATATTAATTATCTCAGTGATGATGTTGATGACAACAGGCAGTAATGCCAGTAATAGAGCTATTCCAGTTGTTACTGAGACTGAATGTCACCACTGTAAGTAG
- the trxA gene encoding thioredoxin, giving the protein MAVLELNKDNFDDTIQNNELVILDFWAPWCGPCKSFAPTYEAMSEKIDGVTFAKINTEDEQDLAGKFQIRSIPTLMIFRDQIAIFSQPGAMAEADLENVLNKAKELDMDVVRKEIEEQAKS; this is encoded by the coding sequence ATGGCAGTATTAGAGCTAAACAAAGACAACTTTGACGACACTATTCAAAACAACGAGCTAGTTATCTTGGATTTTTGGGCACCCTGGTGTGGACCTTGTAAATCATTTGCACCAACTTATGAAGCCATGAGTGAAAAAATTGATGGCGTAACATTTGCCAAAATTAACACCGAAGATGAGCAAGATTTAGCCGGTAAATTCCAAATTCGCTCTATTCCAACTTTGATGATTTTCAGAGATCAAATCGCTATTTTTTCACAACCTGGTGCAATGGCAGAAGCAGACCTTGAAAATGTTTTAAATAAAGCGAAAGAGCTTGATATGGATGTTGTGCGTAAGGAAATTGAAGAACAAGCGAAAAGCTAA
- a CDS encoding diheme cytochrome c, translated as MFKKNVSVILFFAVTFFALQSQSDSSIWRYFSGEERGVAAVNNDLYQEECGACHFTYQPGLLPARSWDRLMSNKELTDHFGEDIAFDDQVSVNSLTSYLIKNAADNSSYKRSRKIMRSLGSIDTPLRITDTPYIIRKHREIPDKLIKQKEVGSIANCSACHQNADTGSFDDDNVRIPNTGFRGWDND; from the coding sequence ATGTTTAAAAAAAATGTATCAGTTATTTTATTTTTTGCGGTGACTTTTTTTGCACTACAAAGTCAATCAGATAGTAGTATTTGGCGTTATTTTAGTGGCGAAGAGCGAGGTGTTGCTGCGGTTAACAACGACTTATATCAGGAAGAATGTGGCGCATGCCATTTTACTTACCAGCCAGGGCTATTGCCAGCTAGATCATGGGATCGGCTAATGAGCAATAAGGAATTGACAGATCATTTTGGTGAAGATATTGCATTTGATGATCAAGTGAGCGTTAACAGCCTAACCAGTTATTTAATAAAAAACGCGGCCGATAATTCTTCATATAAACGTTCACGAAAAATCATGCGCTCTCTTGGGTCGATTGACACACCTTTACGCATTACCGATACCCCGTATATTATTCGTAAGCATCGTGAGATTCCAGACAAGCTAATTAAACAAAAAGAAGTGGGCTCTATTGCCAATTGTAGCGCTTGTCACCAAAATGCAGATACTGGTAGTTTTGATGATGATAATGTTCGCATTCCAAATACTGGGTTTAGAGGCTGGGATAATGATTAA